A window of the Cystobacter fuscus genome harbors these coding sequences:
- a CDS encoding TetR family transcriptional regulator, with protein MDGRSKSPEQPNLRERKQRLLRLELGEVALNLFVERGFAETTIEDIAEAAGISRRTFFRYFETKEDVVLWRLRYSSEQIGDALEARPADEPPLLAVRKALDAVYEAYISDPEQNRSYLRFLLETPSLRAHFLDTREQWRALLARILAARLGAGRGKKELAQLTAAVAIAAQDVALRRWAEDGSQSLPEYVDETFAALPEVLATSPGPSAPAAKRARR; from the coding sequence ATGGACGGGCGAAGCAAGAGCCCCGAGCAGCCAAACCTGCGCGAGCGCAAGCAACGCCTGCTCCGCCTGGAACTCGGAGAGGTGGCGCTCAACCTGTTCGTCGAGCGGGGGTTCGCCGAGACCACCATCGAGGACATCGCGGAGGCGGCGGGCATCTCACGCCGGACGTTCTTCCGGTACTTCGAGACGAAGGAAGACGTCGTGCTCTGGCGGTTGCGCTACAGCAGCGAGCAGATCGGCGACGCGCTGGAGGCCCGGCCCGCCGACGAACCGCCCCTGCTGGCGGTGCGCAAGGCCCTGGATGCGGTGTACGAGGCCTATATCTCCGATCCGGAGCAAAACCGGAGTTACCTCCGATTCCTGCTCGAGACCCCCTCGCTTCGGGCCCACTTCCTCGACACCCGGGAGCAGTGGAGGGCACTCCTGGCGCGAATCCTGGCCGCGAGGCTGGGCGCCGGACGTGGCAAGAAGGAGTTGGCGCAGCTCACCGCCGCGGTGGCGATCGCCGCGCAGGATGTGGCCCTGCGCAGGTGGGCGGAGGACGGGTCCCAGAGTCTGCCGGAATATGTCGACGAGACCTTCGCGGCGCTTCCCGAGGTCTTGGCCACGTCACCGGGCCCGAGCGCTCCCGCCGCGAAGCGCGCCCGGCGATAG